Genomic segment of Schistocerca piceifrons isolate TAMUIC-IGC-003096 chromosome 1, iqSchPice1.1, whole genome shotgun sequence:
GAAAGGACTGGAAGAAGGAAAGCTCTCCAGTTGTACCAGGGTTTGAGAGTGGGACATGTAAGATGGAGTCTAGTGCTCTACCCATTAGAAAACCATGGCCTTCGCAAGAGGGAGATCTGCGAGAgactttttattaatttcaaaaatcTCATGTATTTCTAGAAATTATTGTGTCCCATGTATGCAAAATAAAACACAGTGGTTTTAGTAAATACTACGTCGTTTGGTTGTCAGGATGCTCCTGGGAAATTACACCATTCTCTTGTGGTGGCGGCATATTCGGCGTTGCTTTGTAATCCTGGGAGATGTGAATCTATATAGAACATTGCAGAGTCAGAGTACCCTGTCTTTTTTCTATCGCTTCTTTGTACAAGTCGGAATGAGTCACAGAAATGGACAGTTCGAACACTCGGAATAGTACAAACATGGCTGcattaaggtcgggacacacacgtccgggccgtgtcagggccgtgcgtcggacgagtgacggccgtgctccggtccgttcctgcaggggccacacatgaccggggcacgtccgtgtctttgttgttctttgtagtgactcggacgcggtgatctgtgtttctgtttgtgaaagctgtaaaacatgttcactaattttcgtaatagtgaattaggcTTACAGCACTTGCTTTAGTcgaagaggaaaaagaacgaaggcaaacaagaagaagaaaattatggatccacagtgcctggaaaacaagaccagtacagggagagtttcgaacatAATTTTCTCATGTcgtagatgatgagactaagttttatgaatattttaggatgatgcagtacaccttctgtgaacttttaaagaagCTGGAATCAATACTGAGAAAAAAAGACACTttctggagagtatcagtttcacccaaagaacgactggctgttttttaaggtaggttaaagaaaagtacacagaacacaaagAAATATGAAGTTTTAAgcacagcatttttattttattactttagtaattgaaagataaatacataagttagtaaataatacagttaaatttctactaccctaagaaaaacaaGTGAGGACTATTCAGTGAgttagtttctgaagctgatgaggatgcaggggaGCTTGCAGGATGATGACTTTGGTTATTTCTATACGAATTGTGGGAATCCCTTTGTAGatccaaaagctgctgtgtaggttctgttgactcgttttccacaggtgaaggatatggtgttgaaacagattttgctgaggaattggaggatgatgcAGTGAATTAATGGACTGATATgtcattcatgagttgcttcagttcaaagtcttgtacaattgaaaaaatcctacttttagcttgatgaaaaAGTAGTGGATGCAACGATTGtagggctggtgctataccagccaaaaATGCATCAACTTGGTTTtgtatttctctctgtttttcaacttttttttctgccaaaatgtaagccatgagctggcttgatgcagattcttgtggtttaacctcacgctgaaattttcgtttcagtggtggtttcataaacgtgttcttATTTGAAGTGACGGACGAATGTGCTGATGACGTATAGGAATGCCGATTGCGCTCTaccaaattctctgtttcactaccctgggttttaatgatccattcttcatctgcaatgtcttcttgtgtaggctctttttcgttttcaacaataGACTGAGCCTCTAGGGAATCTGTGtttgattcttgtttatgctcattattgtcttgcgtgtaaggaccattggaaactgtttctcgttctaccatgtaaggtagcaggaactttaagagatcttcatacttatatttatgttgatgaacagcagcttgtcctgaaacagttttccttttctgcagggtcttccttagttggtcacgaacagatgcccttttttttttgcattcctctattccatctgtagcaaaaatattttaaatcgcgtaTTTATATTACAAGGTTTAAAATGCTGCAACTCAAAAAAATCCTGAATTCTCCACAAGGGACcgtggaatggcaagaacatgtcaccttggcgatataacgatgacataaaccaaacatctgtttgtaaaataaaaagtaaatacttatctttcgggtattaaaacttgtatagtttttatcttacctttggcttgtaaatctgttgcaattgtcttccaaactctgtctttgtactcgatattcctgtagttttcacttccctgatcgtaaagaacaggaaacttacgaacttcttctattagtcgttccacatccatgttttggacacagaacagtcttgcgcagttgcacagctcacaagacacTTCCACCGTCAgccgtgtccgtcacgtgaaaaatTAAACACGGCGAATTCCGCCCGACCCGGCCCCGGCCCGTTGAtcttctattagtcgttccacatccatgttttggacacagaacagtcttgcgcagttgcacagctcacaagacacTTCCACCGTCAgccgtgtccgtcacgtgaaaaatTAAACACGGCGAATTCCGCCCGACCCGgccccggcccgttgacgttcTCCGTGCACGGCCCGGTAAGTGGGGCCcgctacatttgttttaatgatgtatttcgttgtccgggtgacggccgatactcggacgtgtctcggcacggacacggtccggacatgtgtgtcccgacctttatACGTGCCCGACACCTCTCCCCAGGTCCCACAAGAACAGCCCCTTCACCGGTGCATATTTAGTTTCAACAGTAATTTGGCATGTAACACTTCGAAAAATTTACAACCGATGGTGCCCTTCTTCCTATTGCCAATCTCGACTGATCAGTTGTATCAGAAATGGAACTTTTTCAATCTTGTCCCTCGCCGGCTTACAAAGGTCCTTTCTGGTTTGGCGCTCATATTCCCTGGCAATAGTAATTACCGCGCCGCCGGGACCGTCTACCGAAGTGTAACACTTTTTAAGGAATTGAACTCGCATTCGAGATTCGAATCGCCTTCGAGACATCCCGATGTACGAGGGTATTCCGGAAAGTAAAcatacaccgtacgccagaggaacagatgagttttggcgagcaagttggaaACACTGGTGtcaaccttgaaccgttagctttctcctcgcggtcgttcggcaattgaacgttgcttctggttggagtaggtcgtgttcaaaatggctgcgccgattcagaatcccgccaaatgtgaagtgcgctccgtcatacgttttcgtCATGCAAAAgctcagcgaccagcggatattcacaaagaaattgtttctgtttatgggaacattatgaatcgacaaaatgtaacgaaatggtgtcgtcatttctctgaaggtagaaccgcatgttcatgacgaacaaagaacaggtcggccatctgtaatctttgatgcccttcttcggagaacggaagaagcaattcgtgcgaatagacgtctcacattgaaagaattgcatcagatcataccggacgcgtcaatgacaactctttatgacgttgtgactgtcaagttagggtacaggaaattgtgtgcgcgccgggttccaaaactgttaacggaagaacacaaaaagaaaaggatggactttgcactcgacttcctcacacgctatgctgaagcaggtgatgagtttcTTGATCACTTTCTGACAGGTGACGAgatgtgggtttatcaccatacacctgaatccaagcaacaatcaatgcaatggcgccattcgaattcactaaAAGCcatgaaatgcaaaacgtcgatttcagcgaagaaaatcatgccTTCtattttttgggacagacaaggcattcttctgttggaatttatgcctcctggaacgacaattaatgctgctgcatattgccagactttgaaacgtcttcgaagtgcaattcaaaacaaacgcaggggaatgctgacaagtggagtcggcttgcttcatgacaacgctcggcctcacacagcgctcgtaaccaaagcactactcagacaattcaaatgggacgtattggaccatccgccatacaggcCGGAcattgcgcccaccgacttccatgtcccaccgacttccatgtcttccgttacctgcagtcacatcttggtggaaagtcattccacgacgatgaagagatcaaagatgaagctgaaatgtgggtccgacaacaggcggcaaccttctatgactgtgggatacaaaagcttgtgtttggataacgggggtgattatgtcggaaaataacaaataatccagttaataagatgtaactgacgttttctaaataaatgttctatttaaggactgcgttttgtggcggtgttcgtagcgacaaacaattcgctgtagaaacggcttacgaagtcaccgccacacttttaatagcgggccgaccggtccgctggaacagtgaacagaaagatgaaaacccaaacactctgattaaataaaagtcggtacttatctttattaatgaagatacagaaacacggtagtgaactccgtgtctacagagatctgtctagttcgagtcggagcggctaggtcagcgtcggctgacgacaaacaacaactctgctgcgatgaacacacaactgactaggaagtacacaattcggtggcgagtatacaactgagcggcgaatacagaactgtcctagcgctcgcgactccagcgcttaagaacccagaagccagcggtggcgcgcgcagacttgcggcgatttcctgtctcgctggcgctgcttatgcggacggcgtccggactttgatgctgccaaccttttggcagcgggctcgggtggcattactggctaggatataacactgcgagccattgtatctttacttttcgataTGCCCTCGTATATTTCGCTCTCATAAAACACCCAGGATCAAGGATCACTACCTTCCCAATTCTTATCCACGTGAGCTAGCACCGCGTTTGTAaagtttcagccggccgaagtagccgtgcggttaaaggcgctgcagtctggaaccgcaagaccgctacggtcgcaggttcgaatcctgcctcgggcatggatgtttgtgatgtccttaggttagttaggtttaactagttctaagttctaggggactaatgacctcagcagttgagtcccatagtgctcagagccatttgaaccattttttttttgtaaagtttcAACGTCTCCGCATTCTGCGTTTAAGTAACGATATTAACGCTTCCCTTGGTAAGACTATTACTTCTACTTATAAGCTGAATTTTCTGTAGTCAGTCTCATATTACCAATAAATCTATATTTTTACTCTCCGAGTCTTTAAGGCACTGGTTGCAACTTCCTTCCGTGCTTTGATCCTCGGGTCGTCCCCCGCCACCGTTGCAGCCAGAAACATTGGTTTCTCCTTATCGAGAGGCCACATCGGCCGTCACTGGGTCCCGAGCTGACGGCAAGTGTTCCGTgtcgcgcagcagcagcagcagcagcaggcccgCTCCGCTGATAAGAGCCGACACCGCTGACGCTGACGCCTCGTTCCCGCTACACGGCCTCCACCGGCCGCAGCGTACTGTGTAGAGTTTCTGCGTCACACGCGTAGCTGCAAGCTTGACAAGTATGCCTGATCACACACCTCCGTAGGATAATTTTACGCAAGGGTTAGGGCTGTTCAACTTGCTTAATGCTTCACTGAATTTCAGTCATGCAAGCGTACTAAAGTACATACGCTTCAGCGTGTACATCGAGGATGTACAGATTTGTACGAGCAAAATTCAATTATGGGGCAATCTTCTTAGCGGCATTATGTTGAACGACATGAAACAAATCATTTTCAAGCTGCTGAAAAAGTTCATTCGAGTATACGAAAGCTAGCCTTATTTCATCAGCATCAAATCGAGAGCCTCACACAATAACACGAAGAAGCGTATTGCGCAGGTTTCAGTATTAATCAAATATTaaacaaatcaaatttttataGACATGCGCCCCATTATTAGAAAGGAGAGATGAAGTATTTAAGTCAGCAGTCGTGCAGTACAGATGTTTACTGATGCATATTTGAAGTCTTCATAGCCCCATCTGGGCGTAAGAaatcgcaatgttgtttgttgtgAATCTTTTGTGTATTGTATAGGTTCTCTCATTATTGTATCCTTTTCAATCGAAAGTTTTGCGACTAGCAGACGTTTCGAATATGTTTCTACATTTATCTGGAATTGATTATGCCAGCAAGAAGATGTAGGAGATCACCACATAAGACGCTGGAGAAAAGACATAGAACCTTGTGGAATCAGCAGCAGTCCAGTTACGAGAGTGCTAGCATAGCGTGACGCAATCAGGCAAACAAAAAAAGCGAATAATGTGAATTTTAAGACAAACTAGAAAATGGGTATTTTACTATACCATGGATTTACGAGTGAAATTCGACCTGTTGTGGCGTATGCTCCGAAC
This window contains:
- the LOC124726034 gene encoding transcription factor Adf-1-like; the encoded protein is MDVERLIEEVRKFPVLYDQGSENYRNIEYKDRVWKTIATDLQAKDGIEECKKKRASVRDQLRKTLQKRKTVSGQAAVHQHKYKYEDLLKFLLPYMVERETVSNGPYTQDNNEHKQESNTDSLEAQSIVENEKEPTQEDIADEEWIIKTQGSETENLVERNRHSYTSSAHSSVTSNKNTFMKPPLKRKFQREVKPQESASSQLMAYILAEKKVEKQREIQNQVDAFLAAQLEVIAAGARTAASTEEPGPGSPCPPLLCTKQIASRGLFLAGNIAAAIEPVMKARGGGHGQGRRLQDAQLHTPRSAA